Within Aspergillus oryzae RIB40 DNA, chromosome 2, the genomic segment AATTTATATCTCCTAAATTATTTACACTTAAAGCATGTATTACAATCCTAGTGTGACGGTCCAAACCTACCTCTCGGATTTTTCTTCCGCGCAGGTATATATTCGCCAAACCCACATACCTAAACCGCGGCCCCCACGCCTCCAAACCGAGCACAAACCAACGTAGCAATCGCAGTGGACAAACCATCGTCCGATTGAACTCAATTCTGCTGCCTAATCGGTTCATCGGCTGACCGCGTCCTCACAATTGTGGGCTAGTAAAACATTGGAATTCGCAAGTTCCGGAGACGGCGGGCTGTTGAATGGACACTGAAAATTTCCTCTAAGGTTACTGGTATGCAGTGTATGGTACGTGCGCAAATTCTGCATACGACGTATGAACTGGGGGCTGTGGCAGGTTTGTGTTGGGAAATAGATTGTGACGGTCAGCAGAAAGATCTGATATCTACTAGTAGCTATATGGGATTCGATATAGGGCAGGGTTTGGGTGGAATATCGGGACATCCCGCTTGTAGTAAATGGTGAAATTATACTCAGTACTACCAGGAGTCCGATCCTGCGGATGACGGACTTGGAGGGGTGCAGTTCAGGGTTGTACTGATCCCTGCctgtgaagaagggtggATGAAATACGGTCGCAAGACGAGTGGTTTGAAACATACGGGAAGGCCGGGACAATATGACGGCATACGTATTTCCGAGGTCACGTATTTTACATTCTATCGTGGCGGTCAATGCTCTGGGCGAGGTAACGAAACAGACGAGGCCTAATTTAATAGGGTTTGAACCGTCCCTTATCCTTATTCTTTTTTGGCCGCGCAGTCTTGTTCGAGGATTCATCGCCCTGCGCCTCTCCGGACTCCGGTTTCCATGCGCGGACAAATCCGTCTTCGCCGCAAGTAAATACCGATTGGGACTGCGATCGACCTTGTTAGTTGTCGGTCGGATAGAGGAGTTGGCAAGGGGGCGCATACCTGTTCGTCCAGATAGATGGAACGTACAACCTCCTCGCCGTGAGCGCCAGGAAGCCGCCACAGGTTCTCTTGGTCGAATTGCCAGGATGGGTTTGAGGTAAGAGGGACCAAGTCCAAGCGTTTCTCACTGGACAATGTTAGCACACGAAGCATACGCCGAAGATCTTAGGTAGTAAAGGGAAGAcagaaaatagaaaatacAAGAATAGAACAAGACCAAACTAACATTTTATGGCCAGCGGCGACATAGGGGCCCTGACTGCCAATGCATAGCTGAGCGATGTATTCACAGCCTAGGGGCTGTCTCAAGTCTCCAAACTGCACAGGATTAGGCTCCTgcacctcttcttccggatcCGTAGCCGGATGAATTGAGAAGACTTCGTCGTGACTGAGAGCGTAGATGGTCCTCTCGCTTAAGAAACCGGCGTGATGTACTGAGCCATGGTTGATAACCTGTACAAGagcctcatcttcgtctgtAATATCGGTGTTGTAGACGTTGACTAGACCATCCGTGCTTCCGGAAAGCACGACATTGTTCCTCGTTGGGTGATATTGGAGCTGCGAATCATCAAGAAAGTTTGTTAGGGGAAAGTATAACCAAGGTACAGGAGTGAGCCTACCTCAGTGACATCGTCATTGTGGCTTTCAACATACTGAAGTCGAGATTGACCCGGGGATCTGACATCCCTGTTACGTCAGTTAGCAGCTCGTGAATTGGAGATGAGAGTGTGAGAAGTAGTCAACCGGTGATGTGTGGCTGAACCCACATGGAATGCGACGGACTCACCAAaaagcaacaacagcctgaTAAGAAACAAGTTCAGTGCCAGCTGCAAGGCTGTTTGTTGCAGGACAACAGGCTATAGATAGAACCGGTGCGTCTCTTGCTGTCAGAGAAAGCGGGATTAGCAATCAGTCGACTGTACGAATGCATCTTAAACTCCAAGTGGTTGGAGTTGGCCAGCACATCAAGATGCATCCGTGTTTATTGCTAGAAGAGGTGTTCCTCAAAAAGAGTGCGACCTTGTCCGTGGCCTTAACATGGCCAAGCAGTAggtgacaaggaaaaggagggggaagaacaagggagggtggaaagggAGCAGGGAATCTTACATGTCTCCACCTCTACAACTGCCGACCTTTTGCCATTCCGCAGGTCCCAAAGCTTCACTTTCCCGTCCCTTCCTCCAGTAGCAAGCAGTTGCTGACCCGCATCATACGATTTCAACGACGTAACTCCCTTGTGGGCGTCGGCAGCCACCACAGAAACATGGCTAAGGCTAGCGGCGTCAAACACACGCAGTGAGTCGTCCGAAGCAATGGCTGCGAATGAGCCTGGGCTTGATGAAGCAATGGAGTAGATGTAATTGTCCTGAGCGAGTGAGAGTGAGGAAGACGCCGTGGCTTTGAGTGTATGCATGTTCGGACAATGATCGTCTAGTATAACAAACCCTTGTGTCTGTCCTGTCTTAGGGCAAATTGCCACTTCACGAATCAAAGGCACTGAAGTCTCAGCCTCAGAGGGATAGATAGGTAGCCCCGCAGAGGCAGAACGCAATGCGTGTTTTACTGAGTTAGTTATCGGCCGAACACTGTCTGTTCCTTTCGTCCCACAGGTAGGTGGCTGCCGGGGTCGCGATATCAAGCCAGACGAGGGAAAGTTCTTGCTAAAACCAacttctttgtcttttccttgacGTGGCTTACTCTGATAGGAATAAGCGACCGAGGAAGGGAGATTGGTGTTGGATATCACAGACGATTCTTAGAATGGcctgttttctttgctttttcttttttcttttcccggATTCGCCGATGGTACTTCGGAGCCTTTTGGCGGAAGCTGCGCGAGAGCCAAgaaatttccttttttgaTTCTGCTTTTGGGGGGCCTTTCGTTTGGATGCCTCACGTATGTGGCACCAAAGACTGGCACGGGAaaatacaaacaaacaaTTCCAATTACTTGGTCACAAACACAGTTAGGTGCTTACTTACTACAGGAGAAAGCAAATCACTACCAGttgtcattttctttatattcCTTTATTCGCTGTTCCTGACAGATTGTGCTATCTTACTCACCAATCATATTTTTCTTCAGTTTGTTCATTTTTTGAGGACCGCTGGCCAAAGGTATTGCCTGGAATATACTTACTGAAACACAAACTATATCAAGGATTGTGGCAATGCCACCTGACATGATAAATGAAGCCGACTGCATGCCGGAACTGTGTCCCCATAGGGCTATCACCGTTGGGTCTACGCCCCCGAGACTTCGTCCCATGCATCCCCGCTTTCTAACCTGAGACGGGCGGAGGTAGAGATCAAGATACACAGCAACCTGAGGCGTTGAGGCCAGTCTCCAGAGTACTACCACAAGTTCTACTTGACGCAGTAGCTCTGTAGGTTTAATCCTAGGAGATTTATACTCACTGGGCGAGAGTGGATGGGGGCAGTCCATTGTCCATATATGAAGTTACTAAGCTGAATCCCCACGCATCTGGGTTCTCACTCAATACGATATACTTCGTCATAGGACAGTATACTGAACAAGTTATTAAGTGATTGCTATCCCACCAAAGGTGAACGGGGTTTTCAATGTTTGCCATGCTAAGAAGCTCGGAAGAACGGATCGAGTTAGCGACGACCTACTGTATGGGTGCTGAGTCGGATATTGACCGACCACAGAATGGAATAAGGGCTTCCGCCGAGGGTGCTGTATGGTGCAGTGATATGAATCAATGAATGGCGGTAGTGGCGACAGGAATGGTTAATGCCCAGAGGAGCTTATTCGTAGTATTATAGCAGTGTGGAGCATTGGGGGGCCAGGAAAAACGAATCGAACAGTTTCTGCCCAAGAGTGTTCCCCTCCATTTCCGAAAACAGCGAATTCAGGAGTAGCTGCATATGCACTGCCGCAAAACAACCCCGAAGCGGTTTCCACGTTCCCAAAAAGGTGTCCCTGCTTGGGGCGTGAAGCATTAAGCAAACCGGGCCGGTGACTGACAGGACGATAATCTCTCAGGGACATTGTAGAGATGAAACCTTTGGATTCTTCATCTTAATCATTGGGTAATTGCCGTTTACTCAACCCACTGTGACGCAGGTGGCCCGTTTGGTGCCTCATGTAGTGACTCGAACCGGGGGTAGTACCCTTCATGCCTGGTCCAGGGCAGTTAGTTGAGAGCTAACCCATGGGGACTTTTTAGTAGGGACTTTGGAAGATGTAGCACTTGGaatgtttttttttttttttttgtgatCGAGACGTTCTCTTCTGCCATTTGGTTggcaaagggggaaaaggaaacgagTAAAGCACTAAGCCGGTCATGGCCAGGCCATTGACAAAAGGGGCAGGAAATACTATCTAGTAGTACCTGGAACTCATCGCATACTACCCTTTTCAGTTGGAGACAAAGACGAGATTCTCATTGGTTACCAACCAAATGCGCATGAAATTGAAGGTCGAGACAACGCTGAGAATAGGCAATCCTCCGTTGTGGTGGTACCGTTGGATTTTGTGATTGGGGCGCATTTCTGCCCTGAAGTCGGTGAGTTGTCGCTCCGAATTTGAAAATGACGCGCCTGATCTTCTACCAAATACTAAATGGGTCAAACACGAAACACAAGGCGTTCTGCGATATAGACGCCATTCGACACGGAAAAGATAGTGGGCTCTGACACCTCGTTACGGGGCTTTTGAGGCCAGCCGACAGCCTGCTGACGTATTTGGGTTTTTGAGAcccaagacgaagaaagacatggtAGGCGGCGCTTACAGACAATCTGTGATATGGTACCGAAGATTGAAGTTATTagtggaaaagaaagggatgggaatatttttttctctaaTTAttatctcctttttttttcctgtttccaAAACATTTTAAAGTTATGGCTATCTCTCAGCCGACCCAAGTGGAAGGACGAATAGATAGACACACAAAAGCGCCCGGCAGATAATTCCAACGGGATGCTGTACCGAAAACGGTAGTGTGGATACAAAACAAATGATACGatggggagaggaagaaCCTACTAACCACCCGTAGGGGCAAACCGGCGTAGCTCACTCAGTCACCGAGCTGCAGTTTGAGGGGCTTGCGTTGTTCCACAGCCCAGAGGCGCCGAGAAGAGCGACTTTGTCTCGCTTTTAGTTGCTGAAGCTTCTGGGAGACCAATCGTGTGGCCTACCCAAGAACTCGTTGGTCGCTGAACATTGTAACCTTCGACCAAGGTTCATTAGGTAAGACTTTTATCCTTGTCCCTGGAATGATGGTCGAGTAGTTCGCTTTTCGATGACGGTGCGTGTAGTGGAGGCCGTATCAAACCGCACGGGACCGTCAACTTTCCAGTCATTCTGAGACATGGTTAACATGATACACGTCGGCGGTACATTATAAGTGAATtcagagagagaagaaaaaagaagaggaaaatggaaaaaaaaaaaaagagtgCGTAGGGGCAGTTGAGCAGGTACCCAAGAGTTGGTTCTCCAAAAGTGCGTATGCACGATGACTTACAATGCAGGAAGCTCAGATAACTTGAACTCATGCATCACCATCGTGGACCCGAGAGTCTGGGAAGCGGTGAGATGATCAACCGATCACACTTGCCTATTACTTACAAATCATATGGGCATGGACTCGGCGCATAGAAAACGTCGTACAGAGTGGACACATACGACCACGCGGTAAGTATGGGATGTGTACCCGGTGATGCATGGACTACTTGCATGCGTATGTACGGGAACCACGGCGCTCTGGGTAAAATTACGGCGATGACTTCCATCGATGTGAAGGATCAGAATGACACGATGTGGATAACCCCTTTGTTATACTCTCAGCAGTACCTATAACGCTGCGGATATACCTAGCTCAAATCAAACGACATATGTAATATCCACCTGAATGGGGATCGAGTATGGTAAGGAACGTTTGTATGTAGAAGTAGTTGATACGTAGTACAGATGggaaggtatgtatgtatgtaacATCGTACTGTTATGTATAACTAAAGAGAAAGGCTAGTACCAGAGTCGGTACTGAGCTAAGAAAAGAATCCTGGGGGGAAGTAGGGGAAAAAGGTaaatgggaaaaagaaaaaaggaaaatgaaaaaagaaaatttcctgCCTACTACCCGCAATCCGGCATAGTTTCGCACGAACTTCACGGTCGATCCGCGCCGGAGCGGCTGCACGCAATGCCGTGATTAGTGACCCTGCGGAAATGGAGGGTTGGGGCCAATTCTGGTTTGTTTTTTTTCGGGCGCTACTCGAAGGGAGCCACGCCCGAAGCTTCGAATCCTGCAACCACAGTGCTGGTACCGCTGCCTGACGCTTGTGAGCCTGAAATTGAGGGCAGCGATCGTTTTGCCCACGGAGATATTTTATCTTAGTGGCCCACGAGCAAACTTTCAGTCACCTCACTAAGTGTGGGAGGCGGTCCGCATCCCGCCCGGAAGTCACTTTTCGCTTCTCGGTTGGACCCATATATCTGCATTTTGCTCCCACTTACAAGACAAGGTAGTGCTGACGATTGTGGTGGgaacctttttctcccatCCCCGCCGACACAGTGACAGTAGCAGTGCAGAGCAATATGGAACAGCGCTTTACACCGTACACAACccattatatatatacactcATATCACCAACATCATCAATTATCAGGGGAACAGAGGAACATAGGCCATTCCTATATGCCCTACAATATTTTCTTAATCACCTATTTTGTTGATTTATCCCACTTATTGATAcatttgtttatttgtttatttattcgattttttttttttttttttttttttttttttttttttttttttttttttttttttacgaCGATGATTGTAGAAGGGACTAATGACATAGTTATCCTCCACAAAGCCTTTCGTAAAATAACTAACCAACTCACCACTATCAGCCTAAATGAGTCGACCGAACCTCCTACCAGTACCAATCTGCTTCGTATATAACAGAAGGTTGTCGGCTCCTTCTGACAAGACATAATCTAATCTAAGATTTAACTGTGGCTTTTGTGCTTAATCgatttatcttttttatctatctacggagtagttaTTCACGGATTTTTAGCTGATAATTTAGGCTACATTTTCAGACTGAATTACGCACAATTTTGGGGAAGTGGGAAAACagacagaaagaggagagaaaaaaagaaaaagaaaaaaccatgGGCTAATGTGTGCCCACTGCCCAGACATCTATACCTtgtatgatgtatgtatgatgaGCAAACAtaactgtacatacatataccatacataccctATAATACACCCATACGGGGTATATTTACGTACCTTTTAGGTGTGCGTATGTATATTGTATGCATgcatgtatatatgtacatgaaTACAACATACCTAGATTATATCCAAGTTGTGCAACCGGCTGTTCAAGATCCATGGATAGGTTGAATGGG encodes:
- a CDS encoding WD repeat protein (WD40 repeat protein), which codes for MHTLKATASSSLSLAQDNYIYSIASSSPGSFAAIASDDSLRVFDAASLSHVSVVAADAHKGVTSLKSYDAGQQLLATGGRDGKVKLWDLRNGKRSAVVEVETSRDAPVLSIACCPATNSLAAGTELVSYQAVVAFWDVRSPGQSRLQYVESHNDDVTELQYHPTRNNVVLSGSTDGLVNVYNTDITDEDEALVQVINHGSVHHAGFLSERTIYALSHDEVFSIHPATDPEEEVQEPNPVQFGDLRQPLGCEYIAQLCIGSQGPYVAAGHKMQGSVQP